In Archangium violaceum, the following are encoded in one genomic region:
- the queC gene encoding 7-cyano-7-deazaguanine synthase QueC, with protein MAASKKAVVLLSGGLDSTTCLAMAKAEGFEPVCLAVSYGQRHAVELERARRVTQAMGVKDFRIVTVDLRQVGGSALTADIEVPKDRPEGEMSHGIPITYVPARNALFLSLALGLAEVVGASDIYIGVNAVDYSGYPDCRPEFIRAFEQMATLATKAGVEGTRFKVHAPLSGMTKADIIRAGVKLGVDYGMTHSCYDPDAEGRACGRCDSCVLRRRGFEQAGVADPTPYVKGA; from the coding sequence ATGGCGGCAAGTAAGAAGGCGGTGGTGTTGCTGTCGGGTGGATTGGACTCCACCACCTGCCTGGCGATGGCGAAGGCGGAGGGCTTCGAGCCGGTGTGCCTCGCGGTGTCCTACGGGCAGCGGCACGCGGTGGAACTGGAGCGGGCGCGCCGGGTGACACAGGCCATGGGCGTGAAGGACTTCCGGATCGTGACGGTGGACCTGAGGCAGGTGGGCGGCTCGGCGCTGACAGCGGACATCGAGGTGCCGAAGGACCGGCCCGAGGGGGAGATGTCGCACGGCATTCCCATCACGTACGTGCCGGCGCGCAACGCGCTCTTCCTCTCGCTGGCGTTGGGGTTGGCGGAGGTGGTGGGGGCGAGTGACATCTATATCGGTGTGAACGCGGTGGACTACAGCGGTTATCCGGACTGCCGGCCGGAGTTCATCCGGGCGTTCGAGCAGATGGCGACGCTGGCGACGAAGGCGGGGGTGGAGGGGACGCGCTTCAAGGTGCACGCGCCGCTGTCGGGGATGACGAAGGCGGACATCATCCGAGCGGGGGTGAAACTGGGCGTGGACTACGGGATGACGCACTCCTGCTACGACCCGGATGCGGAGGGACGGGCGTGCGGGCGGTGTGACAGCTGCGTGTTGCGGCGACGTGGATTCGAGCAGGCGGGGGTAGCGGACCCCACGCCGTACGTGAAGGGAGCCTGA
- a CDS encoding flagellar hook-length control protein FliK: MATDSDSPKPASEAQAAAPELRLLDRRAFVGFPSLELAPGLSIADFALQIPDVTFPFNVSAGASRYQRKKLLFGFLELHVDADLVTRKVAELAGRVAGLENLKLHFRPGYLEGQAFLQAPERTPLTFKVAFDADGERLALYLYDVRLYGFASTPSVQVPGLIAATVAELGLLPEVEVRGATGFSTRVLPALCQKSAVSRGFKMPVLDTARLSSVEVSSAGLRLRFSAGGLPPPSPPDEELLLALEGARAFSDAEALIAQGKLAEARDAYLQAGDAQDAHPFAAERLLSLLVADPQAHDMALDVAATLLRRRERSPAALWGEAVVRERRGEHARAAERYLALCALARRASEESSAFFAAESAARAARDHAPQVAVKALHEVLGLKPDHLPSLKALARASDQSRDRAGAVRAYRRIAALARDPAEAADAHVHLARLCAQTEDDVAGARLHCEAALRLSPDQPDALLLLGELCHLGGEHLRALKALDRLREVAMARHELDRVGRANLLAGRIWEEGLQQPDNALLRYREATSLLPGEPEPLFATARVAEKLGKMQEALAGYQQALELAGPAPRSEAIRQAAHRSHHALARLYRTKLGDPARAREHLEAALALDPRDGAALDELIPYFRATGRTQELAEALEKAAAVHEEPGRRAALWAEAGELYRGRLQQPEKAERLLTSALEADPDHRPALESMLALAEARRDGGLLTRCLSSLARLTPEPKERAQKYRRLSVAARDLAFDLDLAATALQEVLKAEPDDLPTLGELCALQRKRSDMAGLATALDDRARVAEAQGDKRLAAAALRELANVLEARLGRLGEALVALEKAARLSPDQAVLLELADLSLRCERPEHARRALETLLSTLPRTTAPERLADIRSRLGRACELMGDREAAIAAYAQAFPLRRLDDALASRLEALYSEAGETRELAELWASRAQALVAAERSAEAAPLFLQSARVLLERGEKGPALLRLSSALDASPSGPLAAEALDALAELELERGEKLEAARLFARKAALVTDARAGAKLLFRASVLAMGTSREEAFLAEALERDASFAPARMRRGELRLQADARSALEDFEAVLALPPADPDALREEELLELTRRASSAAVRAGRADAARRLLAQYCTLAPEDLEAQVELAGLHRKAGAREPLADLLVMLWPRLSGEARRSARRELAELSLALGRTAETIDALRSLLAEEPHDTWATQALLELLPPPGTGTPQEETERLSLLGTLVSASEGDARAELLARRAALHRNAGRSQSARDDFLAATKLSRRPAPLWLAIAALAREAGDDVDELAAWRNVVASEPELAERARVRLLALAHTLVEKDARAPAREALLAAAALPLSPAERCDTFLALATLARRDGQADAEAEALAEAARQGPVPRRVEALLDRARLLERAGNLPEAAASLESALTLAPRHAGATTALQRVLRELEDWARLADLLAAEAPHAPPAEAAALYAELGTLHLERLEQPDAAEAALRQAVRLAPDNLDVRRRLVAIVAGRGDSAEAAKLLDVGASDIPPAEAAALLREGITHARAAGDMARALELARRAHALVPARDAQLAELAELLFLHGDVKEALPLQEQLAAAADFAAEPERAEKAWLRLGALAEKLGDSRRAVSAYKRLLAERPLNEVAVLRLAALLEKDEPRASFEVLVTHARALPPSEDTASRLVTLSERARDSLADSSLAASLLTRAAEMAEEPLPLHLSLANLYRDAGRVPELVAQLQVVAQLSQEAGDLDGAITACAEHARLAEESGRVDESLRSLEALRFLLEKEDRKDEAATYERHRAEMLRDAKLDLPAAEAALERAFALSEQLDTARMGIELAVRREDTAAEARWLERALPLLPGTKEKATSLLRLSKLHLDVLGDSDKAEGFLREALRQDRSLQEAETLLCELLEREGRVAELAAWFEDSASLEEQPARRAQLLLRAATLYREHAGRPDAAVIALLAARSARPDDLDLTRQAADLLHEMGREEDAAEFDALLLEANPFLEPVYGRHRAWLSETGDLQALAALMLRRAQRQMPAEAAESYLAAAKAFREAGALERALLCEDRAFELAPASTEAFHLLRARATGDVRRQAELLSLRAAALEPEAALPLLRERADMLLEAGEALLAAEAFDDYLSKAGNDVDALAARAELAAEGGGPTAAQPYDRRLLAAGGESLPVPVRVRTHLRLGHASLSSGALRDAAESFEAVVSLDPEGTRGQEALSLLTEVYGRTGDSKGLYRASLKLARKADAATAEVLYRRAADLFEDPKESIDALLHLARLRPADAHIIDRAVVGLRALGRPSDLLAVYEAGAQAAGGSRAAELLLAAAEVAANQLDDPRRATALRERAAEADPSNVAALRARVVGLRQRGDTAALLEALERLVPATEDADEASLLRLELASLASAADRQSLAREALETVVARGASGAGYAEALEALESLLTDEPGRLAEVRLARAELLPNAERRELLLSAARDFESAKRLPDALRAARAAVSIEADLESLRLVSTLHQMSGEPGRAAQVLLQAARLAYSAQRPALLLEAADLWEAADERAEALEVLERLATEPQDVLSPAELAERFHQLGAPARAVEVGFGPALESGDLLGALALAERAGDASRVRQALWALVEKPDADAEHITDLVSGLREEGDWEGLLRLADLLSESDVALSTELRGEVLLAAGAEAGPRLRALESLAALPGLSERLRKLLPELGSCPAELSEAVLNLVRELPLDERVEALSEAADGWPERRGKLLRERFRLQRDAGRMSDAADTLGLLILLETDPKLRAGLHVEHGDMLMWAGDKARAQEAFEKALEDAPGTIRALEFLLPIYDETRNHARFVAVAEQIAAILAGPAAMGLWRERLAEAYEALGRLPEAAEQLKLLPETPERLERRARIAEAQGLTGEALQLRERLTEDPAALEDILRKYLDSQLVVFAVRLAERLYQSGQLSPEAKRMVAERLSPTYEGSALAIHLWPELLRQEPVDADGWTLYAEALAAWDDVPREVARVDGFGAALVSSTASASTATLYPVARPEGFAHPLPPGAVPVTDEQMPRLHAVLRPTLKGLGAEDVRVYLNPTGGVEAYLATPDQLVLGAGALACFGVVELSYLCALALCLGASGEALSRPGPVPGFDEAAVAAFRAMPASLAASRVVAHLSPEVRGGDPRTVDVGAVLRTSTAFREVALAALETV; encoded by the coding sequence ATGGCCACCGACAGCGACTCGCCCAAGCCCGCGTCCGAAGCGCAAGCCGCCGCCCCCGAGCTGCGCCTGTTGGATCGGCGCGCCTTCGTGGGGTTTCCGTCCCTCGAGCTGGCGCCCGGGCTGTCCATCGCCGACTTCGCGCTGCAGATTCCGGACGTCACCTTCCCCTTCAACGTCAGCGCGGGTGCCTCGCGCTACCAGCGCAAGAAGCTCCTCTTCGGCTTCCTGGAGCTGCACGTCGACGCGGACCTGGTGACGCGCAAGGTGGCCGAGCTGGCCGGGCGCGTGGCCGGACTCGAGAACCTGAAGCTGCACTTCCGCCCCGGCTACCTGGAGGGCCAGGCCTTCCTCCAGGCCCCGGAGCGCACCCCGCTCACCTTCAAGGTGGCCTTCGACGCGGATGGCGAGCGGCTCGCCCTCTACCTCTACGACGTGCGTCTGTACGGCTTCGCCTCCACGCCGTCGGTGCAGGTGCCCGGCCTCATCGCCGCCACCGTGGCCGAGCTGGGCCTGCTGCCCGAGGTGGAGGTGCGTGGCGCCACCGGCTTCTCCACCCGCGTGCTGCCCGCGCTGTGCCAGAAGTCCGCCGTCAGCCGGGGCTTCAAGATGCCCGTGCTGGACACCGCGCGCCTCTCCTCCGTCGAGGTGAGCAGCGCGGGCCTGCGCCTGCGCTTCTCCGCGGGAGGACTGCCGCCTCCCTCGCCGCCCGACGAGGAGCTGCTGCTGGCCCTCGAGGGCGCCCGCGCCTTCTCCGACGCCGAGGCCCTCATCGCCCAGGGGAAGCTCGCCGAGGCCCGCGACGCCTACCTCCAGGCCGGTGACGCCCAGGACGCCCACCCCTTCGCCGCCGAGCGGCTGCTGTCGCTCCTCGTGGCGGATCCGCAGGCGCACGACATGGCCCTCGACGTGGCGGCCACGCTGCTGCGCCGCCGCGAGCGGAGCCCCGCCGCCCTCTGGGGCGAGGCCGTGGTGCGCGAGCGTCGCGGTGAGCACGCCCGCGCCGCCGAGCGCTACCTCGCCCTATGCGCCCTCGCGCGCCGCGCCTCCGAGGAGTCCTCCGCCTTCTTCGCCGCCGAGTCCGCCGCCCGTGCCGCGCGCGACCACGCGCCCCAGGTGGCCGTGAAGGCCCTCCACGAGGTGCTCGGCCTCAAGCCGGACCACCTGCCTTCGTTGAAGGCCCTCGCGCGCGCCTCGGACCAGAGCCGCGACCGCGCCGGCGCCGTGCGTGCCTACCGCCGCATCGCCGCGCTCGCCAGGGACCCCGCCGAGGCCGCCGACGCGCACGTGCACCTCGCGCGCCTGTGCGCCCAGACGGAGGACGATGTCGCCGGCGCCCGCCTGCACTGCGAGGCCGCGCTGCGTCTCTCGCCGGACCAGCCGGACGCGCTGCTGCTGCTGGGCGAGCTGTGCCACCTCGGGGGCGAGCACCTGCGCGCCCTCAAGGCCCTGGACCGCCTGCGTGAAGTGGCCATGGCCCGCCACGAGCTGGACCGCGTGGGCCGCGCCAACCTGCTCGCCGGTCGCATCTGGGAAGAGGGCCTCCAGCAGCCGGACAACGCGCTGCTGCGCTACCGCGAGGCCACGTCGCTGTTGCCCGGCGAGCCCGAGCCCCTCTTCGCCACCGCGCGCGTGGCCGAGAAGCTGGGGAAGATGCAGGAGGCGCTCGCCGGCTACCAGCAGGCGCTGGAGCTGGCCGGTCCCGCTCCCCGCTCCGAAGCCATCCGCCAGGCCGCGCACCGCAGCCACCATGCCCTGGCGCGCCTGTACCGCACGAAGCTCGGCGACCCGGCCCGCGCCCGCGAGCACCTGGAGGCCGCGCTCGCGCTGGACCCGCGCGATGGGGCCGCGCTCGACGAGCTGATTCCGTACTTCCGCGCCACCGGCCGCACCCAGGAGCTCGCCGAGGCCCTGGAGAAGGCCGCCGCCGTCCACGAGGAGCCCGGCCGCCGCGCCGCCCTCTGGGCCGAGGCCGGCGAGCTGTACCGCGGCCGCCTGCAGCAGCCCGAGAAGGCCGAGCGCCTCCTCACCTCCGCGCTGGAGGCGGACCCGGACCACAGGCCCGCGCTGGAGTCCATGCTGGCGCTCGCCGAGGCGCGCCGCGATGGTGGGCTGCTCACCCGCTGCCTCTCCTCGCTCGCGCGCCTCACTCCCGAGCCCAAGGAGCGCGCGCAGAAGTACCGCCGCCTCTCCGTGGCCGCGCGCGACCTCGCCTTCGACCTGGACCTCGCCGCCACCGCCCTCCAGGAGGTGCTGAAGGCGGAGCCGGACGACCTGCCCACCCTGGGCGAGCTGTGCGCCCTGCAGCGCAAGCGCTCGGACATGGCGGGCCTGGCCACCGCTCTCGACGATCGGGCGCGCGTGGCCGAGGCACAGGGCGACAAGCGGCTCGCGGCGGCGGCGCTGCGCGAGCTGGCCAATGTGTTGGAGGCGCGGCTCGGTCGGCTCGGCGAGGCGCTGGTGGCCCTGGAGAAGGCCGCGCGCCTGTCTCCGGACCAGGCCGTGCTGCTGGAGCTGGCGGACCTCTCGCTGCGCTGCGAGCGCCCCGAGCACGCCCGGCGCGCGCTGGAGACGCTGCTGTCCACGCTGCCGCGCACCACCGCTCCCGAGCGCCTCGCGGACATCCGCTCCCGCCTGGGCCGCGCGTGCGAGCTGATGGGGGACCGCGAGGCCGCCATCGCCGCCTACGCCCAGGCCTTCCCGCTGCGCCGCCTGGATGATGCGCTCGCCTCCCGGCTGGAGGCCCTCTATTCGGAGGCGGGTGAGACGCGTGAGCTGGCCGAGCTGTGGGCCTCGCGTGCCCAGGCCCTCGTCGCCGCCGAGCGCTCCGCCGAGGCCGCGCCCCTCTTCCTCCAGAGCGCCCGCGTCCTCCTGGAGCGCGGGGAGAAGGGCCCCGCCCTCCTGCGCCTCTCCTCGGCCCTCGATGCGAGCCCCTCCGGCCCGCTGGCCGCCGAGGCCCTCGACGCGCTCGCGGAGCTGGAGCTGGAGCGTGGCGAGAAGCTGGAGGCCGCCCGCCTCTTCGCGCGCAAGGCCGCGCTGGTGACGGACGCCCGCGCGGGCGCGAAGCTCCTCTTCCGTGCCTCCGTGCTCGCCATGGGCACCAGCCGCGAGGAGGCCTTCCTCGCCGAGGCCCTTGAGCGGGACGCCTCCTTCGCTCCCGCGCGCATGCGCCGGGGCGAGCTGCGGTTGCAGGCGGACGCCCGCTCGGCGCTGGAGGACTTCGAGGCCGTGCTGGCCCTGCCTCCGGCGGATCCGGACGCGCTGCGCGAGGAGGAGCTGCTGGAGCTCACCCGCCGCGCCTCCTCCGCCGCCGTGCGCGCGGGCCGAGCGGATGCCGCCCGGCGCCTGCTCGCGCAGTACTGCACCCTGGCCCCCGAGGACCTCGAGGCCCAGGTGGAGCTCGCGGGCCTGCACCGCAAGGCGGGCGCGCGCGAGCCGCTGGCCGACCTCCTCGTCATGCTGTGGCCGCGCCTCTCCGGTGAAGCGCGCCGCTCCGCGCGCCGCGAGCTGGCCGAACTGTCCCTCGCCCTCGGCCGCACCGCCGAGACCATCGACGCCCTGCGCAGCCTCCTGGCCGAGGAGCCTCACGACACCTGGGCCACGCAGGCCCTGCTGGAGCTGCTGCCCCCGCCGGGCACTGGCACTCCCCAGGAGGAGACCGAGCGCCTCTCGCTGCTGGGCACCCTCGTCTCCGCCTCCGAGGGAGATGCCCGCGCCGAGCTGCTCGCCCGCCGCGCCGCCCTCCACCGCAACGCGGGCCGCTCCCAGTCCGCGCGCGATGACTTCCTCGCGGCCACGAAGCTCTCCCGCCGGCCGGCGCCCCTGTGGCTCGCCATCGCCGCGCTCGCCCGCGAGGCGGGTGACGACGTGGACGAGCTGGCGGCGTGGCGCAACGTCGTCGCCTCCGAGCCGGAGCTCGCCGAGCGCGCCCGCGTGCGCCTCCTCGCGCTGGCCCACACGCTGGTGGAGAAGGACGCGCGTGCCCCGGCCCGCGAGGCCCTGCTCGCCGCCGCGGCGCTGCCGCTCTCCCCGGCCGAGCGCTGCGATACCTTCCTCGCCCTCGCCACGCTCGCGCGCCGCGATGGGCAGGCGGACGCCGAGGCGGAGGCGCTCGCCGAGGCCGCGCGCCAGGGCCCCGTGCCCCGCCGCGTGGAGGCCCTGTTGGACCGCGCGCGCCTGCTGGAAAGGGCGGGCAACCTGCCCGAGGCCGCCGCCAGCCTGGAGTCCGCGCTCACCCTCGCTCCGCGTCATGCCGGGGCCACCACCGCGCTGCAGCGCGTGCTGCGCGAGCTGGAGGACTGGGCGCGCCTCGCGGATCTGCTCGCCGCGGAAGCCCCGCACGCTCCGCCCGCCGAGGCCGCCGCTCTCTACGCGGAGCTGGGCACCCTCCACCTGGAGCGCCTGGAGCAGCCCGACGCCGCCGAGGCCGCGCTGCGGCAGGCCGTGCGCCTGGCTCCCGACAACCTCGACGTGCGCCGCCGGCTGGTGGCCATCGTCGCGGGCCGTGGGGACTCCGCAGAGGCCGCGAAGCTCCTCGACGTCGGCGCGAGCGACATTCCTCCCGCCGAGGCCGCCGCCCTCCTGCGTGAGGGCATCACCCATGCCCGCGCCGCCGGGGACATGGCCCGGGCCCTCGAGCTGGCCCGCCGCGCCCATGCCCTCGTCCCGGCGCGGGACGCGCAGCTGGCCGAGCTGGCCGAGCTCCTCTTCCTCCATGGAGACGTGAAGGAGGCGCTGCCCCTGCAGGAGCAGCTCGCCGCCGCCGCGGACTTCGCCGCCGAGCCCGAGCGTGCCGAGAAGGCCTGGCTTCGCCTGGGGGCGCTCGCGGAGAAGCTCGGGGACTCGCGGCGCGCGGTGTCCGCGTACAAGCGTCTCCTCGCCGAGCGCCCGCTGAACGAGGTCGCGGTGCTCCGGCTCGCCGCGCTGCTGGAGAAGGACGAGCCTCGCGCTTCCTTCGAGGTGCTCGTCACCCACGCGCGCGCCCTGCCTCCGTCCGAGGACACGGCCAGTCGCCTCGTCACGCTGTCGGAGCGCGCCCGCGACTCCCTGGCCGACTCCTCCCTCGCCGCCTCCCTGCTGACGCGCGCGGCGGAGATGGCGGAGGAGCCGCTGCCGTTGCACCTGTCGCTCGCCAACCTCTACCGCGACGCGGGCCGCGTCCCCGAGCTGGTGGCCCAGCTCCAGGTGGTGGCCCAGCTCAGTCAGGAGGCGGGGGACCTCGACGGCGCCATCACCGCCTGCGCGGAGCACGCGCGCCTGGCCGAGGAGTCGGGCCGGGTGGACGAGTCGCTGCGCTCGCTGGAGGCGCTGCGCTTCCTCCTGGAGAAGGAGGACCGGAAGGACGAGGCCGCCACCTACGAGCGTCACCGCGCGGAGATGCTGCGCGACGCGAAGCTGGACCTGCCCGCGGCGGAGGCCGCGCTGGAGCGGGCCTTCGCGCTGTCCGAGCAGCTCGACACGGCGCGCATGGGCATCGAGCTGGCCGTGCGCCGGGAGGACACCGCCGCCGAGGCCCGCTGGCTGGAGCGCGCCCTGCCGCTGTTGCCGGGGACGAAGGAGAAGGCCACGTCGCTGCTGCGGCTCTCGAAGCTGCACCTGGACGTGCTGGGTGACTCCGACAAGGCCGAGGGCTTCCTGCGCGAGGCGCTCCGTCAGGACCGCTCCCTTCAGGAGGCGGAGACGCTCCTGTGCGAGCTGCTCGAGCGCGAGGGCCGGGTGGCCGAGCTGGCCGCCTGGTTCGAGGACTCCGCCTCCCTCGAGGAGCAGCCCGCCCGCCGCGCGCAACTGCTGCTGCGCGCCGCCACCCTCTACCGCGAGCACGCCGGGCGTCCGGACGCGGCGGTCATCGCGCTGCTCGCGGCACGCTCCGCGCGGCCGGATGACCTGGACCTCACCCGCCAGGCGGCGGACCTGCTCCACGAGATGGGGCGCGAGGAGGACGCCGCCGAGTTCGACGCCCTCCTGCTGGAGGCGAACCCCTTCCTGGAGCCCGTCTACGGCCGCCACCGTGCGTGGCTCTCCGAGACGGGAGACCTCCAGGCGCTCGCCGCGTTGATGTTGCGCCGGGCGCAGCGGCAGATGCCCGCCGAGGCCGCGGAGAGCTACCTCGCCGCCGCGAAGGCGTTCCGGGAGGCCGGTGCGCTGGAGCGCGCGCTGTTGTGCGAGGACCGGGCCTTCGAGCTCGCGCCCGCCAGCACCGAGGCCTTCCATCTGCTGCGGGCCCGTGCCACCGGGGACGTGCGCCGCCAGGCGGAGCTGCTGTCCCTGCGTGCCGCCGCCCTGGAGCCCGAGGCGGCCCTGCCGCTGCTGCGCGAGCGCGCGGACATGTTGCTGGAGGCGGGGGAGGCGCTGCTCGCCGCCGAGGCCTTCGACGACTACCTCTCCAAGGCCGGAAACGACGTGGACGCGCTCGCCGCGCGCGCGGAGCTGGCCGCCGAGGGCGGTGGCCCCACCGCGGCCCAGCCGTATGATCGGCGCCTGCTCGCCGCCGGAGGCGAGTCGCTCCCCGTCCCGGTGCGTGTGCGCACGCACCTGCGGCTCGGCCATGCCTCGCTGTCCTCGGGTGCGCTCCGCGATGCGGCGGAGTCCTTCGAGGCCGTGGTGTCGCTCGACCCCGAGGGCACGCGTGGCCAGGAGGCGCTGTCCCTCCTCACCGAGGTGTATGGCCGCACGGGGGATTCCAAGGGCCTGTACCGGGCCTCGCTGAAGCTCGCGCGCAAGGCGGACGCCGCCACCGCCGAGGTGCTGTACCGCCGCGCCGCGGATCTCTTCGAGGACCCGAAGGAGTCCATCGACGCGCTGCTGCACCTGGCGCGCCTGCGTCCCGCGGACGCGCACATCATCGACAGGGCGGTGGTGGGCCTGCGTGCCCTGGGCCGTCCGTCGGACCTGCTCGCCGTCTACGAGGCGGGGGCACAGGCCGCCGGGGGCTCGCGTGCGGCGGAGCTGCTGCTGGCCGCCGCCGAGGTCGCCGCGAACCAGCTCGATGACCCGCGACGCGCCACGGCCCTCCGGGAGCGCGCGGCCGAGGCGGACCCGTCCAACGTGGCCGCGCTCCGGGCCCGGGTGGTGGGCCTGCGCCAGCGGGGAGACACGGCCGCGCTGCTGGAGGCGCTCGAGCGTCTGGTGCCAGCGACGGAGGACGCGGACGAGGCCTCGCTCCTGCGGTTGGAGCTGGCGTCGCTGGCCAGTGCCGCGGACCGTCAGTCCCTCGCCCGCGAGGCGCTGGAGACGGTGGTGGCGCGGGGTGCCTCCGGTGCCGGCTACGCCGAGGCGCTGGAGGCCCTGGAGTCGTTGCTCACGGACGAGCCGGGCCGCCTCGCCGAGGTGAGGCTGGCGCGGGCGGAGCTGTTGCCCAACGCGGAGCGCCGGGAGCTGCTGTTGTCGGCGGCGCGCGACTTCGAGTCCGCGAAGCGTCTTCCGGATGCGCTGCGCGCGGCCCGGGCCGCCGTCTCCATCGAGGCCGACCTGGAGTCGCTGCGGCTGGTGTCCACGCTGCACCAGATGTCCGGAGAGCCGGGACGCGCGGCGCAGGTGTTGTTGCAGGCGGCGCGCCTCGCATACTCCGCCCAGCGGCCGGCGCTGCTGCTGGAGGCGGCCGACCTGTGGGAGGCCGCGGACGAGCGCGCCGAGGCCCTCGAGGTGCTGGAGCGTCTGGCCACCGAGCCCCAGGACGTGCTGAGTCCGGCGGAGCTGGCCGAGCGCTTCCACCAGCTGGGTGCGCCCGCCCGCGCCGTGGAGGTGGGCTTCGGCCCCGCGCTCGAGTCCGGTGACCTCCTGGGAGCGCTGGCGCTCGCCGAGCGCGCCGGGGATGCGTCCCGTGTCCGTCAGGCGCTCTGGGCGCTGGTGGAGAAGCCGGACGCGGATGCCGAGCACATCACGGACCTGGTCTCCGGCCTGCGCGAGGAGGGCGACTGGGAAGGGCTGCTGCGGCTGGCGGACCTGCTCTCGGAGTCGGACGTGGCGCTGTCCACGGAGCTGCGCGGTGAGGTGCTGCTCGCGGCCGGTGCCGAGGCCGGGCCGCGCCTGCGTGCGCTGGAGTCGCTCGCGGCCCTGCCGGGTCTCTCCGAGCGCCTGCGGAAGCTGTTGCCGGAACTGGGGAGCTGCCCCGCGGAGCTGTCCGAGGCGGTGCTGAACCTGGTCCGGGAGCTGCCCCTGGACGAGCGTGTGGAGGCGCTGTCCGAGGCGGCGGATGGCTGGCCGGAGCGGCGCGGCAAGCTGCTGCGCGAGCGCTTCCGGCTGCAGCGTGACGCGGGCCGCATGTCGGACGCGGCGGACACGCTGGGCCTGCTCATCCTGCTGGAGACGGACCCCAAGCTGCGCGCGGGTCTCCACGTGGAGCATGGCGACATGCTGATGTGGGCGGGTGACAAGGCGCGCGCGCAGGAGGCCTTCGAGAAGGCGCTCGAGGACGCGCCGGGCACCATCCGCGCGTTGGAGTTCCTGCTGCCCATCTACGACGAGACGCGCAACCATGCGCGCTTCGTGGCGGTGGCGGAGCAGATCGCCGCCATCCTGGCGGGCCCTGCGGCGATGGGGCTGTGGCGTGAGCGTCTGGCCGAGGCCTACGAGGCCCTGGGCCGTCTGCCGGAGGCGGCCGAGCAGCTCAAGCTGTTGCCGGAGACGCCGGAGCGGCTGGAGCGTCGCGCGAGGATCGCCGAGGCGCAGGGGCTCACGGGCGAGGCGCTGCAGTTGCGCGAGCGCCTCACGGAGGATCCGGCGGCGCTGGAGGACATCCTCCGCAAGTACCTGGACTCGCAGCTGGTGGTGTTCGCGGTGCGGCTGGCCGAGCGGCTCTACCAGTCCGGCCAGCTGTCGCCGGAGGCGAAGCGCATGGTGGCGGAGCGGCTGTCGCCGACGTACGAGGGCTCGGCGCTGGCCATCCACCTCTGGCCGGAACTGCTGCGGCAGGAGCCGGTGGACGCGGATGGGTGGACGCTGTACGCCGAGGCGCTGGCGGCCTGGGACGACGTGCCCCGGGAGGTGGCGCGCGTGGATGGCTTTGGCGCGGCGCTCGTGTCCAGCACGGCGAGCGCGTCGACGGCGACCCTGTACCCGGTGGCGCGGCCCGAGGGCTTCGCCCACCCGTTGCCTCCGGGCGCGGTGCCGGTGACGGACGAGCAGATGCCCCGCCTGCACGCGGTGCTGCGGCCCACGCTGAAGGGGTTGGGGGCGGAGGACGTGCGCGTCTACTTGAACCCGACGGGTGGCGTGGAGGCGTATCTGGCCACGCCGGACCAGCTGGTGCTGGGAGCGGGCGCGCTGGCCTGCTTCGGGGTGGTGGAGCTGAGCTACCTCTGCGCGCTGGCCCTGTGCCTGGGGGCTTCTGGCGAGGCGCTCTCCCGGCCCGGTCCGGTGCCCGGCTTCGACGAGGCGGCGGTGGCGGCCTTCCGTGCGATGCCCGCGTCGCTCGCCGCGTCGCGCGTGGTGGCGCACCTGTCGCCCGAGGTTCGCGGGGGAGATCCGAGGACGGTGGACGTGGGCGCGGTGCTGCGGACCAGCACGGCGTTCCGCGAGGTGGCCCTCGCCGCGCTGGAGACCGTGTAA
- the ddpX gene encoding D-alanyl-D-alanine dipeptidase, which translates to MAGPASVALGLWLAAGSGPLVDGTEAVKDLVVDMKYATPDNFLKKKVYPDGARCLLLPDAAERLAKAAETLRKQGYRLKVYDCYRPIAVQWEMWKIYPHPGYVANPKKGGNHNRGAAVDLTLVTLDGGEVEMPTPFDSFEKAAHHGYAGGTEASRKHREILRAAMEGAGFKKNQMEWWHYDLPGATKLPVQDVPFTKPENTQAK; encoded by the coding sequence ATGGCGGGACCTGCGAGCGTGGCGTTGGGGCTGTGGCTGGCGGCGGGGAGTGGGCCGCTGGTGGACGGCACCGAGGCGGTGAAGGACCTGGTGGTGGACATGAAGTACGCCACGCCGGACAACTTCCTGAAGAAGAAGGTGTACCCGGACGGGGCGAGGTGCCTGCTATTGCCGGACGCGGCCGAGCGGCTGGCGAAGGCGGCGGAGACACTGCGCAAGCAGGGGTACCGGCTGAAGGTGTACGACTGTTACCGGCCGATCGCGGTGCAGTGGGAGATGTGGAAGATCTACCCGCACCCGGGCTACGTGGCGAACCCGAAGAAGGGGGGCAACCACAACCGTGGGGCGGCGGTGGACCTGACGCTGGTGACGTTGGATGGCGGTGAGGTGGAGATGCCGACGCCGTTCGACTCATTCGAGAAGGCGGCGCACCACGGGTATGCGGGAGGCACGGAGGCATCGCGCAAGCACCGGGAGATCCTCCGAGCGGCGATGGAGGGGGCGGGCTTCAAGAAGAACCAGATGGAGTGGTGGCACTACGATCTGCCGGGAGCGACGAAGCTGCCGGTGCAGGATGTACCCTTCACGAAGCCGGAAAACACCCAGGCCAAATAA